The Nicotiana tomentosiformis chromosome 2, ASM39032v3, whole genome shotgun sequence genome includes the window ATTTGGGGGTCAAAGCTGCATTGTCAATGCTCAAGTTCTATAAAAGTAAGTTCTTGGTATGCTTTAGCTAAAATGTGACATTTTAGTTTTCCTGATTCTGTTGAGCTATTTTGATTCTTACGTTTATATCATAAAGACCAGGAGGAAATGTGTAACCATTGACTATTAAGCAGGGGAAATCTCACCAATAATGCCAAAAAGTTGTCGCTATGTACCAACATGCAGTGAATACTCCATGATCGCTTACAAGAAATATGGTGTTGTTAAAGGGACAGTCTTGACGGCGTGGCGTCTTTGTCGCTGTAACCCTCTAGGTAAAATGATGTTTCATTGTTGGCTTAAAATTCTGAGGTCACTCTGAAGCTTTACAGGAGCTATTCTTAGCTTTGAGTGAGATACTATTAGTTTTGTTGATAAGTCTTGGAGTAATATCTTAGTATGTCGCTCGTGTATTTTCAAACATGACAGGAGGATCTGGCTTCGATCCCCCGAGATGGTTTGGCGAGGAAAGTCCACCGCTGGAATGACACT containing:
- the LOC104097200 gene encoding UPF0161 protein At3g09310 isoform X1 — translated: MALALSLASNKPFSPTDSSSSLSAYRKQQSSLFFPLRNKHRRQSRALCIVSGSDSGESNSQDDEEDNLGVKAALSMLKFYKREISPIMPKSCRYVPTCSEYSMIAYKKYGVVKGTVLTAWRLCRCNPLGGSGFDPPRWFGEESPPLE
- the LOC104097200 gene encoding UPF0161 protein At3g09310 isoform X2, yielding MPSKLFINGASFVPSQQQTLFSNRFQLQFISLQEAAIKSFLSFEKHDEEDNLGVKAALSMLKFYKREISPIMPKSCRYVPTCSEYSMIAYKKYGVVKGTVLTAWRLCRCNPLGGSGFDPPRWFGEESPPLE